From the Methanoculleus caldifontis genome, the window GGATGCTCGTCGAGGTTGCGCCCGAAGACGTCGGCCTGATGGGGGCGATCGCGGAGAAGTACGACCTCGCCTGGAGCGATATCGGCGAGGTGGTCGCGGAGCCCCGTTACATCGTGCGGTTCCGCGGCGAGACCGTCGCCGACCTCCCGATCGATCTGCTCGTCGGCGGGGCGCCGCTCTGCGGCCGGGAGGCGAGGCCCTACGCGGCCGAGACCCCCTTCTCCCGCCCGGCGGCGCCGGTCAGGGACCTCGCCCTCGCGGTCCTGGCGCACCCCGACGTGGCCCGCAAGGACTGGGTCTACGAGCAGTACGACAAGGAAGTGCAGCTCCGGACGGTCTCGTTCCAGCACGACGCCGCGGTCCTCCGCCTGGAGGATAAAGCCCTCGTCCTCTCCTGCGGGTGCAACCCCCGGCAGATCTACCTGAAACCCTACGAGGGGACGGCGAACGCCGTCGTCGAGAACGCGAGCAACCTCGCCTGCCTCGGCGCCGACCCGCTCTGCATCGTCGACTGCCTCAACTTCGCGAGTCCCGAAGACCCGGAGGTTGCCTGGCAACTTGAAGAAGCGGTCCGGGGCCTCGGCGATGCGGCGCGGGGGATGGGGATCCCGGTCGTCGGCGGCAATGTCTCGCTCTACAACGAGAGCGACGAGTTCGGGACGGCGATCAAGCCGACGCCCTCGCTCGGGATGCTCGGGCGCGGGGAGGTCAGGGAGTGGACGGCTCCGCAAAGCGGGGAGAAACTCGTCCTGGTCGGGAGGACGCTGCCCGACTTCGGGGGGTCGGTCCTCGACGCCGTCACCGGGTGCGGGGGGCCGACGCCCGCGCTGGCAGACCCGGCCGCAGTCGGCGTCGTCCGGGAGCTCGTGCGGGACCGCAGGGTCACGGCCGCGACCGACCTCTCGCGGGGCGGCCTCATCGCGGCGCTCGCGAAGTTCGCGCCGCGTGCGGACGTCACGCTCCCCGGCGATCCTCTCGCGGAACTCTTCTCGGAGACCTGCGGCCGGTTCCTGGTCGCGGTCCGCGACGAGAACGCCCTCGCCGGCGTGGAGCACCGGACCATCGGCACGGTCGGGGGCGACGCACTCGTCCTCCGGCTCGAGGGCGGGACCGTCGCCATCACCCCGGAAGAGATGGAGACGGCACTCTCCGCGACGACCCGGCTGATGCGGTATTAAACGGCAGCCGCTTTCTGCGAGCGGCGGACGAGATCGACCAGGACGTCAATCCCCTCTCCGCTCTTCGCGTCCCTTGCCGTGAACGCGACCGCGCCCCGGAGATCGGCGCCCTGGCCGGCGAGCATCTCGGAGATCCT encodes:
- the purL gene encoding phosphoribosylformylglycinamidine synthase subunit PurL, giving the protein MLPAQDLAMLQRTLGRDLTDVEAACFENLWSEHCSYRSTKVLLKTLPTEGSEVLLGPGDDAAIVRFSETCALAVGMESHNHPSYVDPYDGAATGVGGIVRDVLSMGARPIALMDPLYFGPLESEKNRYLFEHVVAGIADYGNCIGVPVVRGELTFDPSYSGNPLVNVVCVGVVRPDRYITARVKKPGSSLVLVGSPTGRDGLGGASFASRDLAEDAEAADRPSVQVGDPYTEKLLIEAILAMAGTGKVLSCRDLGAAGLAGASSEMASTFGAVIHADRVHLRETGMVPREIMLAESQERMLVEVAPEDVGLMGAIAEKYDLAWSDIGEVVAEPRYIVRFRGETVADLPIDLLVGGAPLCGREARPYAAETPFSRPAAPVRDLALAVLAHPDVARKDWVYEQYDKEVQLRTVSFQHDAAVLRLEDKALVLSCGCNPRQIYLKPYEGTANAVVENASNLACLGADPLCIVDCLNFASPEDPEVAWQLEEAVRGLGDAARGMGIPVVGGNVSLYNESDEFGTAIKPTPSLGMLGRGEVREWTAPQSGEKLVLVGRTLPDFGGSVLDAVTGCGGPTPALADPAAVGVVRELVRDRRVTAATDLSRGGLIAALAKFAPRADVTLPGDPLAELFSETCGRFLVAVRDENALAGVEHRTIGTVGGDALVLRLEGGTVAITPEEMETALSATTRLMRY